The Erigeron canadensis isolate Cc75 chromosome 1, C_canadensis_v1, whole genome shotgun sequence genome segment catttacatccattatatatttacaccAACAGTCGCTCCATCATCACACCATCGCCGCCACGACCACTGCGGCATTGCGTGAGTACCGTGATAGTTGatatttgatcaaataattaaatgaataaCCATGATTGATCCAATGATCCATATACCGATACTCAATTTTGAGCAACGCATGAACAAAATAAGTTGTGAAATTACTCAAGAATTTTAGATGAGGGAGTCTGAGTTTTTTATTACCAAGGCTAAAAGTTTTGGATGTTGTTATTTTTAGGCCTAAAATTTTCGTGTTTTTTACCCCTTAATATAAATCGCAACAACCATCATACGTACATGTCAATCACGAAGTATCATTTACCCGTGGAATTGAAAGACACATgcaaaataagaaagaaaaaaaaaactaatattcGTACCaccatttttttataatgtaCCATTATATACAAATAGTATAGCTGATTGTACAAGTCACAAACAGTATAGCTGACTGTACAAGTCAGTCATACATAACTGTGATAGATACATCAAATAAATAGTATGAATATCATTTTCTATTAGAAAATGGTGTAAATCGAGAATGAAGgaactaattaatatatgaacatatgtaATACCAACATATAGATATAGTGGTCGATAGCTAAGAATTGTAGAACGTGGTACAATGATCAGACTAAGGAGACAAGTTTACATAATTGAAGCTTTGCCAATTGCCACCATCACTTAGACAAGATAATCAAATATGCAATATATATCATCCGCATGCCATGTAGCCAGGGAGAAAAAGTTCAAATGTAAGGGATAATTTGAAGAAATTAAATGATAACTAAAATTTGATAGAAATTGCACAAAAGTTttattatgtatgtaatttaataatgaattacatTTTGGCAAAGGTATACGAACATGGTACTCGCACATTGCGACGGACAGAGGCGGTATCAGGAAAAAATCTCACatggggcaaaattaaaaaacttatataaagtaaatctaaaaggggcaaaatgttaaaaacgcatagaaaattttaaaaaatctacaaaaaatttaaaaatacataacaaatttgaggggggcattggacccccttgcccccctttagtaccgcttCTGGCGACGGATATCATGGACGACAGTGGCCAGAGCGTTGGTGATGATGGACGATGACGGTGGTTATTCACGAAAGGGGTGTGTATTGTTTTGGTATACCATATGGAATAATATTTTGTGTgttgttttagagagagaaagaaagaatgaagatatttatgttttgttttaaggGAAAGagtaaaagagtaaaatctttcaaacttgtaaacttttcaacaaccccatataatttttaatatggaGTATAGACGAGTTATTTCTTTATTCAAATGATTCTGGAGATAAAATATTACAAGtagtttagatatatattactGGTCTAATTGAGATGTCTAGTGATCATTTTCAAGACCATCATCTCCAAGATTACACTTAACATCTGAAATTTCTTATAAAGAGATCCATAATGTTAATTAAATAGTACTCGTATTAGTCTTGATCACCTCCAAATAatcaaaaaagtaaaatattgaGACTATAGAAtcaaaacaatattataatATCTCAATATTGAGACAGATTTTAGTATTTAGTATTTTGATTCAGATAATGTAGTAATACTTACTAATGAGATATctcatttaatttctttttagttATCAATAATTCAACATTAATCACTCTCAAgtttcaagttttcaaaaccGATCATACTTTGTGTTTTTAGATTTAATGCTTTTCAGAAACcataatattttattgaaagtTTACGCTACGTAAAACAAATCATATAGTTCACGTACTGATGATACTCCTAACACCTACCTAGACGCGACCTTGTTTGAATCAGATATATACATTATAGGGACTGATATTCGTATCATAGTTTTTTATACTTTACCACAATGTTAAAATATAACATGTGATACAATAATTTAATACACGATTGTggtgaaataaataaaaaaaatggtacgaatatcaattcTCATACGTTATAGTAATTATAGTAAGTCGCAATGCAACAATGCATGATATAATTGTCAAATACATTGATTTGATTATAAGCTAACTTGAGAGAAAACCAAATGTGAAAACAATCTCCAATTATTACAAATCAGAACCGTTGAATTCGAAACATCCATTTGTATGTAGCGTCATGTGCAAACATGTGCCTCCAACTAAGAGTACAAAAGAGTGTTTTGGACTATCATTGGTATTATTTTATTCAAGTGAATTTAGAGAGTGATTGGACACGAATGTGTTGTAAAATctgataatttatattttagtgtTTTGACGATTTTGggggttaatttattttttgaatactTAGTATTAATCTAAGAATTGCCCTTTATAGAAGGATTGATATGGAATCTTGTAACAATGATTTTGGTCTGAAGAAATGTAAGTTAAAGTCTAATTAAACGTTGAGTTTTGCTATTAAATTGTGGTCGTGTCTTCAAATGGGCGGACATATGTGTTTTTCTCGGATTGTGAGACTAATGGGCCTGGTTTTGTTCAATTGAATTGGGCTAGCTGTCGATAGTCTTTAGCCATCAAGTTATCTCGGTCGAAGTTcaagttattaattatttaattccCCGTTAGGAAAAAAATTCTAAGAATGATATATGTGTGGGTAAAGTTGTATATTGCACCGTACGTAAGCCTCTAAGGTAATTTAATATTGTATGTGTATTTCTTATGAGAACTTAATTTGGATTAAGATCCTTTTAAATTTGAACAATTTTATAGGTGGAGTTGAAAGAATATcaacatttggattaaaatcaaagatcatgatttaaatttgatatttaaatcttgaccattcATTTTAAGGCTAAGGATTGTCCAactttaactttaaaattaatCTCAACTTTAAAGGATCCTTATCCAGGAACTTTTTGTTGGTGAGTTCTATTTTTGAATGTGAAATGGGTATGTTTCTATCAACACTCTAACATTGATAATGAATGTGTTAAATTAAAATGtgctttaaatatatttatatacagtATAAGACAACATTAATTATAGTCATTACAGTTATTATTAGTGTACATTAAAAAGgttagatttttaaaataaaaaaattcacctttaaattatgttataaaaattaacaagatatgtgaataaaatatatagatttgaAGATATGTATAACAAAAGATTATGataaatgtttaaaatcaaatatggaagaaaaatggaaaaccGAAATTCATGTAAAACTGATGGTAAAAAATCAGGCATATTTAcagtattatatttttaagtccttattTACAAATTAGCTTTAAAATCATGTAAAACTTATAGTAAAAAATCAGGCATATTTAcagtattatatttttaagtccttattTACAAATTAGCTTTAAAAAACTATCTAATGGCACAATATAtagtaaattaaattatatatcccGTGACTTTTATATTGTAAGTTCAGAGGGAGAGGAGTCATGCCTCCCAGAATTTCATCCCTCTTAAATTCTACCAATCAAATACCTCCAActcaatttttcttttcaaccctcccaaccaTCATTCCCAACCATTTTCAATGGCACATTTTCAAccctctcaattttttttttctttttcatttaatttaatcaaacttcttcttttttaataaaaacttaaatatttcattaaaattaaactaaacattacataaacatgaattaaaaagtacataacaACATAAACCAAAACTAAAATGCTACATAATAATGAAGACAACTAAATCAAACTCGCAACTGATGGTGGCTGCATCGCTGGATCGTCAAGGTATGATAAGTCTAAAGCCGATACATGCGCCGTGAGATATGACCGTCAAGGTGTGATCGTCAAGGTCTCGATCGATATACTTACAGTGTTGGAAAAGGTGCCGGTATCTTCAAGCTCGCCGTACACTTgattaaaaaactgaaaagtacTCCCCGTAGATGAATCATCTAACTCCGGTGGAacacaaaatgaagaagatgaggaagaggaatccattttttagtaatgtgtttttttttttttttgtggaagtgtgaagatatgtttttgtttggtgatttttttggttaaaaaagaagtgtatttatagataaaaaggtatggaaaaatttttatttttattttattcatgtTCAACGGTCAAAAAGTAGCTGGACCCCACCTCAATTCGCTCCCCCACGCTCCTCTCCAACGTTCGAAATCTTCATCCCTCGCAGGGCTTAAAGCCCGTCGACCTCCATGCCGCCGGGATGCTGTTTTGTTGGCGCCGGTGTTTGTTCAGCGGGCTAGGCATGCTGCCGGGATGCCGATGACTACTCCTCTACCCCTTAAATATCTTAAATAAGCAATAATAtcgttgttttaaaaaaaagccTATAATAAgccattataaaataaaatcgtCATCTATTTGAAACTACCAATCAAGACTAGTCCACCAACACTCTTGACTTTTGACAaatcatgattttttttctttccctaAAGAGAGAAAATGATAATTAGTCAATTATAAGTTATAGATGTGATGGCAACCTTTTCAAGACTGCCCATAATGTTCATAGCAAATGGCCAAATATTCTTAAATTTCTCATTCATTACCCAACAAACACCAAAAACAACACATACCCCATGTTTAATATTTCGAAAGATTTTGAGTATGCAAAACTCCAAAAGGAGTTTCATACATGGGAGACATTTCTCAATAATTCTTTAAAAATATCTAGACTGATAAGGGGTGATTTTAACCCCATTTAAATATAGAAGACCGTTTACTATTTTTAGACCAAAAACAAGATATtgcatatattatttaaaaaaacaaattcaaaaaacCTATAGcaaaaaaacttaatatgtttTCGTTTAAACATACTACATTACTACGATAGCTATATTTTCTTACGACAGTAGCCTAGTAATGGAGAAATTAGAAATACATCATTAATCTTGAAGaggtataaaactataaatccAATCCAATATCATTTTAACCATAATATTACGTGAGACTAATCAATAAGAGCCGATAAGAAACTGCTATCCATTTCTTACAACCACGAGATTAGACTAACTATCCAATTTTTAGAATATAAAGTAGTCATTGGATCAATGTGAATACATACTTGAATGGTGAATTTATActataaaaaagggtaaatgccTAGGAACCCCTTAGTCCTATAGAGGAATTTTTTCTCTCAAGCTAGTGACCCTGCAACGCTGCCTGGCGATGAGATCTCAGAAACCTTGGCTGGTTGAATATGTTTTTGCAAAGATTCAAACATGGGTGGCGAATTAATACTAGTGAATGGCATAACAATGTAATAGATTGTTTATGAAAGTAAGAACTTATCCATTGTTTCATACAAttttgaaatgcttatcatAAGATATACTCTAACCTAATTATTATTAGAGTATcaacaatattttttattttttctaattctAATGAACAGAAAACTTTGATATAGCAAACACTATCGATTCAATactgaaaaataaatatgacaGACAGATTAGTACCATGTTTGACCTTGTAGACTTATCCTATACAAACCAtgttaaaaaaagtttgaaCCTTTGACACAAACAACCATAACCTCGTCAGATCCGTCCACTTGTTGGGTCCTATACTTTACATAATCCTCTGATTTCTTTTCACTCTTTTTCTTTCTGTTGTCAGCCCAAAACATTTCTCTATTTCCTACTCTATACATATAGTACAtacacacatgtatatataggtCTTAAACAAGGGTTTAGTACACTTTAGTCTGGTTTGAACTTGATTGGTTACTGTGAACCAAAAACCcttcaaaatttttgtttttctcagTTTTACAAAATAGGCAAACCCAAAATACTTAATCTCtactaaataattttttaataaaagaatatctattttcctttttttactcCCTAAAAAAAGGGGTTTCTGTCAATTTTCAAATCTATTTCTAAAATGGCAAAAGCTTGCTTTTTGGTAGTTCACTTTCCACAGTTAAAAGATTAGGGTACTTGTCACCATCTTCACATTCAAACTGATACATTTGATGTAACAGTTGACTATCTCATATTAAACCAAGAAGattcaagattttttttaagtttttagttcTTATGTAAATTGAGCAACTGGGGTTTGTTACAATTGTAAAAAGTTTCGATATTTATGAGTAATATTTGATGATATTTCATGGCTACAAAGCAAGTAAggatttttatctttattttttgtttttccagatctgaaataatattatattaagttttttttattacaagaTTCTTTGTGTTTGTAAGTGATTCTTTAGATCTCTAATGCCATTGGgctttaatttttttgattgcCCCAAGATCTTTGCACCTTATTCatggttttaattttatttttctttaaatatgtatgaataatattgatttttatatgtatgttatttgttgttttttgcttttatgtttagttgttttttcttattttagtaGAAATATATGAATCTCAAATGGAAATTGTTGTGCTTTTTGAATGATTATTTATGTCTTTAAATTTCCTGCATTTTGTGCCAGAAATATGAtggtattatattatatgcGAGTATGCAAGTATCTTTTAGGATGCATTTTAGACCAATTTCTTGATACatatcattattttgttcattttcagaTGACTAGAATAAGTTATAAGATTGTATGAAAATGGATTTACGAGACGAAAGCTCTAGACTTGGTTCAACTTTGAGGAAtttatcatcttcatcttcagtTTTTCTATCAGCAAATCAGTCGCCTTTTTTCTCCCCGAGATCATCATTGTCTTGGCAGCCCGCTGATGGTACTATAAACTTTGACTTCCTTATTAGTTGTCGCAaattttaattctattttatGCTTGTTGTTAACTTTCAAATAGTTGAAcaaatttatgttttaattcCAGATGGGCCTATACACCCGCCAAGTACATCAAGTGATCCTCAAAACTTTCGGCTGATAACCTCCTCAACAGGTGTTTCCACCAGCAATCAGCAGCTATACGCTACCTGCCATGAGAATGAGGCGTTTGAACATAGAGAAAAGTCAAAGAAAGTCCCACGAAGCCCAATTTCTTCATACACGCCGCCCTCAACCTCTTACGGTCCAACAAGATTAAGAAGCTTTGATGTTTACATAGGATTTCATGGTAAAAAGCCGTTACTGTCAAGGTTTGTAAATTGGCTTAGAGCTGATTTAGAAGTACAAGGATTGAGTTGTTTCGTTACAGATAGAGCAAAATGTAGAAACTCTAGAAAGCATAACATTGTAGAGAAAGCCATGGACGCCTCTACATTTGGGGTCGTTATTTTAACAAGAAAATCATTCAGAAACCCGTATACAATTGAAGAGCTAAGATTCTTTGCGAGTAAAAAGAATTTGGTCCCGGTTTATTTTGATGTTGgcccagatgattgtcttgttaGAGATATAGTGGAGAGACGAGGAGAGACATGGGAAAGACATGGTGGTGAGCTATGGCTTTTGTATGGTGGGTTAGAAAACGAATGGAAAGACGCAGTCAATGGGTTGACCCGTGTTGATGAATGGAAGCTTGAGGCCCGTGATGGGAAATGGCGGGATTGTATTCTTCGTGCTGTGACCCTTTTGGCATTGAGACTTGGCCGGAGAAGTGTTGTCGATAGATTAACAAAATGGAGTGAAAAAGTTGAGAAAGAAGAGTTTCCTTATCCCCGGAATGACAACTTTATTGGGAGAAAAAAGGAACTTTCTGAGCTTGAATTCATGCTTTTCGGTGATGTCATTGGGGAAAGGGAACGGGACTATTTTGAACTTAAAGCAAGACCAAGACGAAAGAATCTGATTCATAACTGGGGGAGGAGCAATTCAATAGATGAACACAGAAGAGAACCAAAAACTCCTGAGCCTAGAAgtagaagaagaaaaggaaaagaaccaGTGGTTTGGAAGGAATCAGAGAAGGAAATCGAGATGCAAAATGCTGACTTTTCACCAAAACCGAAACCTGGTAGGCGGAAACGGGCTATGAAAGTTGTCTACGGAAAGGGGATAGCTTGTGTTTCTGGTGACTCAGGTATAGGTAAAACAGAGTTACTTCTTGAATTCGCCTATCGATTTCATCAAAGGTACAAAATGGTTTTATGGATCGGGGGTGAAAGCAGATACATTCGACAAAATTACTTGAATTTATGGTCTTTTTTAGAAGTTGATGTGGGGATTGAGTCGGGTTTGGAGAAGAGTAGAACAAAAAGCtttgaagaacatgaagaaaCTGCGATAGCCAGAATAAGAAAGGAGCTTATGAGAAACATTCCGTTTTTGGTAATAATTGACAACTTAGAATCCGAGAAAGACTGGTGGGATCATAAACACGTGATCGATCTTCTTCCTCGTTTTGGTGGAGAAACTCATGTACTTATATCCACACGACTCTCCCGGTTGATTAATATGGAACCATTACGGCTTTCATACTTATCAGGTGTTGAGGCGATGTCTCTAATGCAAGGAAACATAAATGACCGCCCGGTTGCAGTGTCTGAAATCGACGCATTACGTACGATTGAAGAAAAGCTTGGGAGGTTGACTTTAGGATTAGCTATTGTTGGAGCGGTTTTATCTGAGCTCCCGATCACTCCTAGTCGACTTTTGGAAACAATTAACCGAATGCCTTCAAGTGGAAGAGAAAGGGAAAGTAATACCTTAAGGCGAAATATGTTTCTTTTGCAGCTAATTGAGGTTTGTTTCTCGATATTTGACCATGCTGATGGTCCACGAAGCTTGGCAACCCGAATGGTTCTTGCTAGTGGCTGGTTTGCACCTGGGCCAACTCCGGTTTCATTACTGGCTGTAGCCGCTAAACGGATCCCAGAAAAACATCACCGTACTAGGCTATGGAGGAAGATTTTGCAGTCATTAACGTGTGGGTGTTCTTCTTTATATGACAAGAAATCTGAAACCGAAGCGTGTTCTGTCCTTTTACGCTTCAACCTTGCTCGGAGTTGTACTAAAGATGGTTACATACAGTTTAACCAGCTGGTTAAAATGTATGCACGTAAAAGAAGCTCCCCAGGGACAGCACATGCCGTGGTGCAAACTATTGTGACCCGAGGTACAATCGTACATAACTCGGATCATATTTGGGCAGCATGCTTCCTGTTATTGGGATTTGGGACCGACCCTGTGGTAATCGAGACAAAAGCTGCAGAATTGCCATTTCTCGTGAAAGAAGTAATCTTACCGCTTGCTATAAGAACATTTATTCGGTTTTCTCGTTGTACTGCTTCTTTAGAACTCTTGCGGTTGTGCACCAATGCACTTGAAGCCGCCGATGAGGCACTCGTGACACCTGTGGAAAAATGGTTGGATAAATCTTTATGTTGGAAACCGATTCAAACTGATGCGCAATTAAACCCTAGTTTATGGCAAGATTTAGCCCTTTCAAGAGCAACTGTTCTTGAAATTAGGGCAAAATTGATGCTAAGAGGAGGACAATTCGATATCGGGGATGACCTAATTCGGAAAGCAATCTTTATTAGAACTTCTATATGTGGCGAGGATCACCCTGATACTGTATCTGCACGTGAAACGCTTAGTAAACTTACTAGACTTCTAGCCAATGTTCAAATTCATACTTCACCATAGAGTTATACACAAGTTCTTACaataaatctttatttatttttactggATTTAGAGAATTTTATACCATTTTTGAGTATCTGAGCCGCATTTTCAGCTCTATTTCACCATCTCTCTAGTAAGTGATTGCATTTTGTCGTCAGATGGGTTCCAAGGAGATCGGAAGTCTAATGCAGGTAATGCAAGATTCACATAACTATTTTGCCTTTTTAGTAACTTTGTGTTTGGATTGACCATTTTTGTACGAATTTAGGATGTCTATACGCTGTTTACAGTAAGAGCTTTCGTTAAATAATTTACAGAAATTTTATCCTATTTTTGCATATTTTTAATCTGCGCTTCGCAGTTCCTTCTTTCTCGTGAAACACAGGTTGCAATATCTTCTTTGTACCAGACATCACCATCTGGGAGCGACCACAACAAGTAACACAATAATTTCGATGGTTTATGGGGAAAGCTTCCCCCCTTTTCATATCCTCCAGTTTTGTTCGTAGGGCATTTAGAAATAAGTTTCTGTATGTGATATCCAGTTCAAATCTAATGATCTAACTTGATTTTGTATTGACCTTTTCCATCCCATATGGAAACTAAGTGGGTTAATACATGTGATTATGGCTGCTAAAAACATGAAATACACTTTAGTCATTTGAGCTTGTCCAAATTAACTACTTAAGTGAGAATGCTTTCAAATGAATATCTTTCACCTATTTAAGCTTCCAAGCATagctgatttttttttatggaggCATTTGTAGAATATCTAGAGTTGTTCAATCTCAACCACTGGCAAGTGGCAACAGGGAGCTTGATTCATCAAAAATTAACACCAATGGCAACAAATATTAGGTTAAAGAAAATGGTAAATGACTATTATTAGATGTAAaaagatttaatattttaaatcaCTAAATTAACTTGAAGGGTATGGATTTTCAAACTTAAAATCAAGTTTTGCTTTGAAGTTTTACTTTCTGATGCATGATTTGCTATGAAGTTGAACTAAACTTGCTACCAGAATTTCTGAACATACTTTTACAAAACAGAATTTTCTGAAACATAACATGATAATCTCGCATAATGTGACAATGGAATTTGAGTGAAAGTATTCTACTTCAAATAGCTCATGTCAtgtttgttcaaaaaaaaaaaaaaaaaactcatgtcaTGTCAAGTATATGGTTCCAAAAGTCAACACTAATGACAATGTTCAATTGTGCAAATGAATTTACTTTTTTTCCCCCCTGAAAGTCAATACTCAATGACAATGtaccaaaaaaaatacattgtttTGGCAGCATTCCCATTAGGTCCCTGAAAAACAAATACTACTTTCCGGTCTCAAAAAAGTTGTCTACCGTACTGTTATAATATATCTCAAAATAATTATCCcacttttggaaaaaaattagatataaaaataccaaCACAAAGGTTCCTAACAATTGCCAATAACCTTCGTAGGGAGTGTTGAGTCAAGGGTTTAAGCATTGGCTGGGACCTCATGAGCCTCGTGATGGACTTGGGTTATCTAGCGATGTCTACGTTTGCGGGCATGGGGTCGCCTTTCTACATTGAATTATCCCAGGTAGCCGTGCTTTATTCGTTGGCCGTTAAAAAAAGATCCAGACAACTATTGCTACTTATTTTGAGATCGTTCAAGTGATCTCGAATATCATCTATGCAATTTCTTGTTTATAGTTTTGAGTTCTCATATTAtatttagttaaaaataaaattacgaAACTCTAAGAAGTAATTAAATCCTAAACTCTAAGAAGTAATTAAATCTCATATTATATTAGTGACATTTGATGGTCATGAAGACAACTGAATGTCAGTTGCATATGAGTTGATGTTTGATTGAGtaaatatcaacatcatcacaaaaaaaataaataataataataaaataatcacatGTATGTAaaattggttttatttttaataataaatatcaacatcatcacaaaaaaataaataataataataaaataatcacatGTATGTAaaattggttttatttttaacctttttacattaaaaaaccCACACATCATTTGTCTGCAATTTGACATTTATCTTGATATGAATATAGAAAAATCCATAACCATATTATGTCGTCATATTTTGACAGTAAATGACTAAATGCAAACTAATCCCACACATCATTTGTCTGCAATTTGAAATTAACATACCAGAAAGTTTGTTGCTCTTTTTGATGTCTAGTCCTCTAGTGACAGTGTAATATCACTTGGAGGTTCAGCGTTGTACAACGTTCATTGAACTTGCGTTACCAATGCTCTGACAAGAGATAACTGTGTTCAACATATGTGTAAAAGGTGTGCATGGTGGTATAATCCTATCACCATCCTTATGGAAAGTCATCAAACCAAAGAATACATTTGGTTCAAAGATTTCAGTAGAATTTGATGGGAAAAGTATCTGACTCATGAGTGTAAAAGAAATCCAGAATGGAACTTCGATTGCCTACAAATATTCAACTTGCATCACAGCGAAGAAAAAAGGATCTACTTATCTGTAAATTAACAAAGAAAATGGGACCAAATATACCATAAAAAAATGTCATCTTCTAAAAACAAGTTCAACCACTCTACTGTAGTTTAACCAAAAAACTATAAAACCTTGAAAACATCAACCAATGTGATGACTCTAAGATTCCTAGTATAAAAgatcttaaatgaaaatttcaCAGTGAAGATGACAAAAAACAACTTTTGTATAAATCAAGATTCCAGATCTGTGCGCTGCAAATTCTCTGAGCATTTTAGCAACAGCCCATGAATCTTTTCATAACCAAATGTGTCACCAACGGACCCCACCTCTTCTTCGTCATTATCACTATCTATTTCCTTAGGAGTAACACGGTTTTGGTAGCTTCTTCTCCTTATAACAAAAACATTAAAGTAATAACTCACCAGATTTCGC includes the following:
- the LOC122586914 gene encoding uncharacterized protein LOC122586914 yields the protein MKMDLRDESSRLGSTLRNLSSSSSVFLSANQSPFFSPRSSLSWQPADDGPIHPPSTSSDPQNFRLITSSTGVSTSNQQLYATCHENEAFEHREKSKKVPRSPISSYTPPSTSYGPTRLRSFDVYIGFHGKKPLLSRFVNWLRADLEVQGLSCFVTDRAKCRNSRKHNIVEKAMDASTFGVVILTRKSFRNPYTIEELRFFASKKNLVPVYFDVGPDDCLVRDIVERRGETWERHGGELWLLYGGLENEWKDAVNGLTRVDEWKLEARDGKWRDCILRAVTLLALRLGRRSVVDRLTKWSEKVEKEEFPYPRNDNFIGRKKELSELEFMLFGDVIGERERDYFELKARPRRKNLIHNWGRSNSIDEHRREPKTPEPRSRRRKGKEPVVWKESEKEIEMQNADFSPKPKPGRRKRAMKVVYGKGIACVSGDSGIGKTELLLEFAYRFHQRYKMVLWIGGESRYIRQNYLNLWSFLEVDVGIESGLEKSRTKSFEEHEETAIARIRKELMRNIPFLVIIDNLESEKDWWDHKHVIDLLPRFGGETHVLISTRLSRLINMEPLRLSYLSGVEAMSLMQGNINDRPVAVSEIDALRTIEEKLGRLTLGLAIVGAVLSELPITPSRLLETINRMPSSGRERESNTLRRNMFLLQLIEVCFSIFDHADGPRSLATRMVLASGWFAPGPTPVSLLAVAAKRIPEKHHRTRLWRKILQSLTCGCSSLYDKKSETEACSVLLRFNLARSCTKDGYIQFNQLVKMYARKRSSPGTAHAVVQTIVTRGTIVHNSDHIWAACFLLLGFGTDPVVIETKAAELPFLVKEVILPLAIRTFIRFSRCTASLELLRLCTNALEAADEALVTPVEKWLDKSLCWKPIQTDAQLNPSLWQDLALSRATVLEIRAKLMLRGGQFDIGDDLIRKAIFIRTSICGEDHPDTVSARETLSKLTRLLANVQIHTSP